In the genome of Xyrauchen texanus isolate HMW12.3.18 chromosome 33, RBS_HiC_50CHRs, whole genome shotgun sequence, one region contains:
- the LOC127626435 gene encoding enhancer of polycomb homolog 1-like isoform X1, with product MSKLSFRARALDALKPLPVFRCEDLPDLHEYASINRAVPQMPTGMEKDEESEHHLQRAISAQQVYGEKKDNMVIPVPEAESDIAYYDSLYPGDFKMPKQLIHIQPFSLDMEQPDYDLDSEDEVFVNKLKKKLEVGALQFEVMIDRLEKGSGQQVIKKIQHSHCEPHNKPQGFHSVLVTLQEAKLLLKEDDDLIRELFEYWSRKRKLYNNGSLIPTIKQEKRDGSSTNDPYVAFRRRTEKMQTRKNRKNDEASYEKMLKLRRDLSRAVTILEMIKKREKSKRELLHLTLEIVEKRNTVPDFGSEVMAEALAMAKPVYKIPIMPFSNSTQYRHQDQMDFKDYKTKPEKTEVVRTKRKYEKKPKILPLSAPFHTGPSLFNPKDLNQYDFPSSDDEPFSQIHSGSSEAEEDNEPDGSFAFRRKAGCVYHAARLDQSGNWPWCGETEGGSCDPQFRYSLTTLTVPRRCVGLARRRMGRGGRILLDRAYSDLDGLFQSLDSDPEFSFPASPIYSETTFQTNTSTHTLSSSQPLTSSSSHPAYSDLRQILRNIKACRWRHFKPRTLTSQSGATDVLLRRQTFRGFVRGSTGPGGSTQGRTAGMGPPAVAFTAEQYQQHQEQLALMQKQQLEQMQQQANDTAATQSLVSETLDSVSAQFAASALMTSDQLLTLKIKEDGVVGSGANGVIQASGVYKGLSISATSSASVLTSQPTSATVPPTFLSSTNNTNTSSTHTVHNPIGNHSNNTANSQVLIGNNLRLSMTTPSIASLNARHLSRSHSNVPPSALKLAATSNCQLPKVSSGENHEQEKQSLNSLAENTVAMEVT from the exons GAACACCATCTCCAGCGGGCGATCTCCGCCCAGCAGGTGTATGGAGAGAAAAAGGATAACATGGTGATTCCCGTCCCAGAGGCCGAGAGCGACATTGCCTACTATGACTCGCTCTACCCTGGAGACTTCAAGATGCCAAAGCAGCTCATTCACATACAGC CTTTCAGTCTGGACATGGAACAGCCGGACTATGATCTGGACTCTGAGGATGAGGTGTTTGTGAATAAGTTGAAGAAGAAGCTGGAGGTGGGGGCCCTGCAGTTCGAGGTGATGATTGACAGATTGGAGAAGGGCAGCGGACAGCAGGTTATTAAAAAGATTCAACACTCACATTGTGAACCGCACAATAAACCTCAGGGATTTCACTCCGTG CTGGTGACATTACAGGAAGCAAAGCTTTTACTGAAGGAAGACGATGATCTGATCAGGGAGTTGTTTGAATACTGGAGCAGGAAAAGGAAACTGTATAACAACGGATCCCTCATCCCGACCATCAAACAGGAAAAGCGGGATGGTTCCAGTACCAATGACCCCTACGTGGCCTTCAGACGCAGGACAGAGAAGATGCAGACAAGAAAG AACCGCAAGAACGATGAGGCATCATATGAGAAGATGCTCAAATTAAGAAGGGACCTGAGTCGAGCCGTCACCATCCTGGAGATGATCAAGAAACGAGAGAAGAGCAAACGAGAACTGCTCCACCTCACACTGGAGATCGTAGAGaagag GAACACTGTGCCAGACTTTGGATCAGAGGTGATGGCAGAAGCACTAGCTATGGCAAAACCTGTTTACAAGATTCCCATAATGCCCTTCTCCAACAGCACTCAGTACCGCCACCAGGACcaaatggacttcaaagactacAAGACCAAG CCTGAAAAGACAGAGGTGGTCAGAACGAAAAGGAAGTATGAGAAGAAGCCCAAAATCCTGCCTCTCTCCGCCCCATTTCATACTGGACCCTCCCTGTTTAACCCCAAAGATCTCAACCAGTACGACTTCCCCAGCTCTGACGACGAGCCCTTTTCACAG ATCCATTCTGGCTCATCCGAGGCGGAGGAAGATAATGAGCCTGACGGATCGTTTGCCTTCAGGAGGAAAGCAGGATGCGTTTATCACGCT GCCCGTTTGGATCAGAGCGGCAATTGGCCTTGGTGTGGAGAAACAGAGGGAGGGTCATGTGACCCGCAGTTCCGGTACTCCCTCACCACTCTTACCGTTCCCCGCCGCTGTGTCGGGTTGGCACGGAGACGGATGGGTCGGGGCGGCAG AATTCTACTGGACCGAGCATATTCAGATTTGGACGGTTTATTCCAAAGTCTGGATTCGGACCCGGAATTCTCCTTTCCTGCTTCGCCTATTTATTCGGAAACCACTTTCCAAACCAATACCTCAACCCACACATTGTCGTCTTCACAACCATTAACTTCCTCTTCCTCACATCCGGCTTATTCAGACCTGAGACAGATCCTACGAAACATCAAAGCTTGCCGCTGGAGGCACTTTAAACCACGGACACTAACCAGCCAATCAGGGGCAACGGATGTGCTATTACGGAGACAAACATTTAGAGGGTTTGTCAGGGGCAGCACAGGGCCGGGTGGCAGTACGCAGGGCAGAACGGCAGGCATGGGACCACCTGCAGTAG cATTCACAGCTGAACAGTATCAGCAACATCAAGAACAGCTGGCACTTATGCAGAAACAACAGCTGGAGCAGATGCAACAGCAGGCCAATGACACGGCTGCCACTCAG TCTCTTGTGTCCGAGACGTTGGACTCAGTCAGCGCGCAGTTTGCCGCCTCTGCACTGATGACCTCTGACCAGCTATTGACCCTAAAGATCAAAGAGGATGGCGTTGTAGGAAGTGGAGCCAATGGAGTCATCCAGGCTTCAG GAGTTTACAAGGGTCTGAGTATTTCTGCCACTTCCTCTGCTTCTGTCCTCACTAGCCAACCTACTTCAGCCACTGTCCCACCCACCTTCCTCTCCTCCACTAATAACACTAATACAAGCTCCACCCACACTGTCCACAACCCTATAGGTAACCACAGTAACAACACAGCCAACTCTCAGGTTCTGATTGGCAACAACCTGCGTCTTAGCATGACCACGCCCTCTATCGCCAGTCTGAATGCCCGTCACCTGTCCAGAAGTCACAGCAACGTGCCGCCTTCTGCCTTGAAGCTCGCCGCCACCAGCAACTGTCAGCTTCCCAAAGTCAGCTCTGG ggAGAATCACGAACAGGAAAAGCAGTCCCTCAACAGTTTAGCAGAGAACACAGTCGCCATGGAGGTGACGTAG
- the LOC127626435 gene encoding enhancer of polycomb homolog 1-like isoform X2: MSKLSFRARALDALKPLPVFRCEDLPDLHEYASINRAVPQMPTGMEKDEESEHHLQRAISAQQVYGEKKDNMVIPVPEAESDIAYYDSLYPGDFKMPKQLIHIQPFSLDMEQPDYDLDSEDEVFVNKLKKKLEVGALQFEVMIDRLEKGSGQQLVTLQEAKLLLKEDDDLIRELFEYWSRKRKLYNNGSLIPTIKQEKRDGSSTNDPYVAFRRRTEKMQTRKNRKNDEASYEKMLKLRRDLSRAVTILEMIKKREKSKRELLHLTLEIVEKRNTVPDFGSEVMAEALAMAKPVYKIPIMPFSNSTQYRHQDQMDFKDYKTKPEKTEVVRTKRKYEKKPKILPLSAPFHTGPSLFNPKDLNQYDFPSSDDEPFSQIHSGSSEAEEDNEPDGSFAFRRKAGCVYHAARLDQSGNWPWCGETEGGSCDPQFRYSLTTLTVPRRCVGLARRRMGRGGRILLDRAYSDLDGLFQSLDSDPEFSFPASPIYSETTFQTNTSTHTLSSSQPLTSSSSHPAYSDLRQILRNIKACRWRHFKPRTLTSQSGATDVLLRRQTFRGFVRGSTGPGGSTQGRTAGMGPPAVAFTAEQYQQHQEQLALMQKQQLEQMQQQANDTAATQSLVSETLDSVSAQFAASALMTSDQLLTLKIKEDGVVGSGANGVIQASGVYKGLSISATSSASVLTSQPTSATVPPTFLSSTNNTNTSSTHTVHNPIGNHSNNTANSQVLIGNNLRLSMTTPSIASLNARHLSRSHSNVPPSALKLAATSNCQLPKVSSGENHEQEKQSLNSLAENTVAMEVT; the protein is encoded by the exons GAACACCATCTCCAGCGGGCGATCTCCGCCCAGCAGGTGTATGGAGAGAAAAAGGATAACATGGTGATTCCCGTCCCAGAGGCCGAGAGCGACATTGCCTACTATGACTCGCTCTACCCTGGAGACTTCAAGATGCCAAAGCAGCTCATTCACATACAGC CTTTCAGTCTGGACATGGAACAGCCGGACTATGATCTGGACTCTGAGGATGAGGTGTTTGTGAATAAGTTGAAGAAGAAGCTGGAGGTGGGGGCCCTGCAGTTCGAGGTGATGATTGACAGATTGGAGAAGGGCAGCGGACAGCAG CTGGTGACATTACAGGAAGCAAAGCTTTTACTGAAGGAAGACGATGATCTGATCAGGGAGTTGTTTGAATACTGGAGCAGGAAAAGGAAACTGTATAACAACGGATCCCTCATCCCGACCATCAAACAGGAAAAGCGGGATGGTTCCAGTACCAATGACCCCTACGTGGCCTTCAGACGCAGGACAGAGAAGATGCAGACAAGAAAG AACCGCAAGAACGATGAGGCATCATATGAGAAGATGCTCAAATTAAGAAGGGACCTGAGTCGAGCCGTCACCATCCTGGAGATGATCAAGAAACGAGAGAAGAGCAAACGAGAACTGCTCCACCTCACACTGGAGATCGTAGAGaagag GAACACTGTGCCAGACTTTGGATCAGAGGTGATGGCAGAAGCACTAGCTATGGCAAAACCTGTTTACAAGATTCCCATAATGCCCTTCTCCAACAGCACTCAGTACCGCCACCAGGACcaaatggacttcaaagactacAAGACCAAG CCTGAAAAGACAGAGGTGGTCAGAACGAAAAGGAAGTATGAGAAGAAGCCCAAAATCCTGCCTCTCTCCGCCCCATTTCATACTGGACCCTCCCTGTTTAACCCCAAAGATCTCAACCAGTACGACTTCCCCAGCTCTGACGACGAGCCCTTTTCACAG ATCCATTCTGGCTCATCCGAGGCGGAGGAAGATAATGAGCCTGACGGATCGTTTGCCTTCAGGAGGAAAGCAGGATGCGTTTATCACGCT GCCCGTTTGGATCAGAGCGGCAATTGGCCTTGGTGTGGAGAAACAGAGGGAGGGTCATGTGACCCGCAGTTCCGGTACTCCCTCACCACTCTTACCGTTCCCCGCCGCTGTGTCGGGTTGGCACGGAGACGGATGGGTCGGGGCGGCAG AATTCTACTGGACCGAGCATATTCAGATTTGGACGGTTTATTCCAAAGTCTGGATTCGGACCCGGAATTCTCCTTTCCTGCTTCGCCTATTTATTCGGAAACCACTTTCCAAACCAATACCTCAACCCACACATTGTCGTCTTCACAACCATTAACTTCCTCTTCCTCACATCCGGCTTATTCAGACCTGAGACAGATCCTACGAAACATCAAAGCTTGCCGCTGGAGGCACTTTAAACCACGGACACTAACCAGCCAATCAGGGGCAACGGATGTGCTATTACGGAGACAAACATTTAGAGGGTTTGTCAGGGGCAGCACAGGGCCGGGTGGCAGTACGCAGGGCAGAACGGCAGGCATGGGACCACCTGCAGTAG cATTCACAGCTGAACAGTATCAGCAACATCAAGAACAGCTGGCACTTATGCAGAAACAACAGCTGGAGCAGATGCAACAGCAGGCCAATGACACGGCTGCCACTCAG TCTCTTGTGTCCGAGACGTTGGACTCAGTCAGCGCGCAGTTTGCCGCCTCTGCACTGATGACCTCTGACCAGCTATTGACCCTAAAGATCAAAGAGGATGGCGTTGTAGGAAGTGGAGCCAATGGAGTCATCCAGGCTTCAG GAGTTTACAAGGGTCTGAGTATTTCTGCCACTTCCTCTGCTTCTGTCCTCACTAGCCAACCTACTTCAGCCACTGTCCCACCCACCTTCCTCTCCTCCACTAATAACACTAATACAAGCTCCACCCACACTGTCCACAACCCTATAGGTAACCACAGTAACAACACAGCCAACTCTCAGGTTCTGATTGGCAACAACCTGCGTCTTAGCATGACCACGCCCTCTATCGCCAGTCTGAATGCCCGTCACCTGTCCAGAAGTCACAGCAACGTGCCGCCTTCTGCCTTGAAGCTCGCCGCCACCAGCAACTGTCAGCTTCCCAAAGTCAGCTCTGG ggAGAATCACGAACAGGAAAAGCAGTCCCTCAACAGTTTAGCAGAGAACACAGTCGCCATGGAGGTGACGTAG
- the LOC127626435 gene encoding enhancer of polycomb homolog 1-like isoform X3, protein MVIPVPEAESDIAYYDSLYPGDFKMPKQLIHIQPFSLDMEQPDYDLDSEDEVFVNKLKKKLEVGALQFEVMIDRLEKGSGQQVIKKIQHSHCEPHNKPQGFHSVLVTLQEAKLLLKEDDDLIRELFEYWSRKRKLYNNGSLIPTIKQEKRDGSSTNDPYVAFRRRTEKMQTRKNRKNDEASYEKMLKLRRDLSRAVTILEMIKKREKSKRELLHLTLEIVEKRNTVPDFGSEVMAEALAMAKPVYKIPIMPFSNSTQYRHQDQMDFKDYKTKPEKTEVVRTKRKYEKKPKILPLSAPFHTGPSLFNPKDLNQYDFPSSDDEPFSQIHSGSSEAEEDNEPDGSFAFRRKAGCVYHAARLDQSGNWPWCGETEGGSCDPQFRYSLTTLTVPRRCVGLARRRMGRGGRILLDRAYSDLDGLFQSLDSDPEFSFPASPIYSETTFQTNTSTHTLSSSQPLTSSSSHPAYSDLRQILRNIKACRWRHFKPRTLTSQSGATDVLLRRQTFRGFVRGSTGPGGSTQGRTAGMGPPAVAFTAEQYQQHQEQLALMQKQQLEQMQQQANDTAATQSLVSETLDSVSAQFAASALMTSDQLLTLKIKEDGVVGSGANGVIQASGVYKGLSISATSSASVLTSQPTSATVPPTFLSSTNNTNTSSTHTVHNPIGNHSNNTANSQVLIGNNLRLSMTTPSIASLNARHLSRSHSNVPPSALKLAATSNCQLPKVSSGENHEQEKQSLNSLAENTVAMEVT, encoded by the exons ATGGTGATTCCCGTCCCAGAGGCCGAGAGCGACATTGCCTACTATGACTCGCTCTACCCTGGAGACTTCAAGATGCCAAAGCAGCTCATTCACATACAGC CTTTCAGTCTGGACATGGAACAGCCGGACTATGATCTGGACTCTGAGGATGAGGTGTTTGTGAATAAGTTGAAGAAGAAGCTGGAGGTGGGGGCCCTGCAGTTCGAGGTGATGATTGACAGATTGGAGAAGGGCAGCGGACAGCAGGTTATTAAAAAGATTCAACACTCACATTGTGAACCGCACAATAAACCTCAGGGATTTCACTCCGTG CTGGTGACATTACAGGAAGCAAAGCTTTTACTGAAGGAAGACGATGATCTGATCAGGGAGTTGTTTGAATACTGGAGCAGGAAAAGGAAACTGTATAACAACGGATCCCTCATCCCGACCATCAAACAGGAAAAGCGGGATGGTTCCAGTACCAATGACCCCTACGTGGCCTTCAGACGCAGGACAGAGAAGATGCAGACAAGAAAG AACCGCAAGAACGATGAGGCATCATATGAGAAGATGCTCAAATTAAGAAGGGACCTGAGTCGAGCCGTCACCATCCTGGAGATGATCAAGAAACGAGAGAAGAGCAAACGAGAACTGCTCCACCTCACACTGGAGATCGTAGAGaagag GAACACTGTGCCAGACTTTGGATCAGAGGTGATGGCAGAAGCACTAGCTATGGCAAAACCTGTTTACAAGATTCCCATAATGCCCTTCTCCAACAGCACTCAGTACCGCCACCAGGACcaaatggacttcaaagactacAAGACCAAG CCTGAAAAGACAGAGGTGGTCAGAACGAAAAGGAAGTATGAGAAGAAGCCCAAAATCCTGCCTCTCTCCGCCCCATTTCATACTGGACCCTCCCTGTTTAACCCCAAAGATCTCAACCAGTACGACTTCCCCAGCTCTGACGACGAGCCCTTTTCACAG ATCCATTCTGGCTCATCCGAGGCGGAGGAAGATAATGAGCCTGACGGATCGTTTGCCTTCAGGAGGAAAGCAGGATGCGTTTATCACGCT GCCCGTTTGGATCAGAGCGGCAATTGGCCTTGGTGTGGAGAAACAGAGGGAGGGTCATGTGACCCGCAGTTCCGGTACTCCCTCACCACTCTTACCGTTCCCCGCCGCTGTGTCGGGTTGGCACGGAGACGGATGGGTCGGGGCGGCAG AATTCTACTGGACCGAGCATATTCAGATTTGGACGGTTTATTCCAAAGTCTGGATTCGGACCCGGAATTCTCCTTTCCTGCTTCGCCTATTTATTCGGAAACCACTTTCCAAACCAATACCTCAACCCACACATTGTCGTCTTCACAACCATTAACTTCCTCTTCCTCACATCCGGCTTATTCAGACCTGAGACAGATCCTACGAAACATCAAAGCTTGCCGCTGGAGGCACTTTAAACCACGGACACTAACCAGCCAATCAGGGGCAACGGATGTGCTATTACGGAGACAAACATTTAGAGGGTTTGTCAGGGGCAGCACAGGGCCGGGTGGCAGTACGCAGGGCAGAACGGCAGGCATGGGACCACCTGCAGTAG cATTCACAGCTGAACAGTATCAGCAACATCAAGAACAGCTGGCACTTATGCAGAAACAACAGCTGGAGCAGATGCAACAGCAGGCCAATGACACGGCTGCCACTCAG TCTCTTGTGTCCGAGACGTTGGACTCAGTCAGCGCGCAGTTTGCCGCCTCTGCACTGATGACCTCTGACCAGCTATTGACCCTAAAGATCAAAGAGGATGGCGTTGTAGGAAGTGGAGCCAATGGAGTCATCCAGGCTTCAG GAGTTTACAAGGGTCTGAGTATTTCTGCCACTTCCTCTGCTTCTGTCCTCACTAGCCAACCTACTTCAGCCACTGTCCCACCCACCTTCCTCTCCTCCACTAATAACACTAATACAAGCTCCACCCACACTGTCCACAACCCTATAGGTAACCACAGTAACAACACAGCCAACTCTCAGGTTCTGATTGGCAACAACCTGCGTCTTAGCATGACCACGCCCTCTATCGCCAGTCTGAATGCCCGTCACCTGTCCAGAAGTCACAGCAACGTGCCGCCTTCTGCCTTGAAGCTCGCCGCCACCAGCAACTGTCAGCTTCCCAAAGTCAGCTCTGG ggAGAATCACGAACAGGAAAAGCAGTCCCTCAACAGTTTAGCAGAGAACACAGTCGCCATGGAGGTGACGTAG